A stretch of Lathyrus oleraceus cultivar Zhongwan6 chromosome 6, CAAS_Psat_ZW6_1.0, whole genome shotgun sequence DNA encodes these proteins:
- the LOC127096785 gene encoding arginase 2, chloroplastic/mitochondrial isoform X1, producing MMSIVKRRGFKQTLDRATHLINRSPLLLQGKENCKMISSTTGLGSNFFQVHEAVTKLTKDGQESVLNASLTYLNEKAKLKGEIARGLLGGAIATPTLLGVPLGHNASYHEGVLFAPPRIRKAIWDGSKYSTTEEGKNLIDPRVFADVGDVPIQDMQNLGVNEARLMDFISDSVKIVMDHTPLRPLILGGDHSVSYPVVRAISEKLGGPIDILHFDAHPDLYENFEDNYYSHASQFAQIVEGKHVNRLVQVGIRSITAQARQHGEKYGIEIHEMRNFAKERDYLENLALGTSEGVKGVYVSINVNSLDPAYAHGVSHIESGGLSLRDVLNILHNLKGNIVGGGVVEYNPQRDATNNMSALVTAKLVKELAAKISK from the exons ATGATGTCAATTGTAAAACGCAGAGGCTTCAAGCAGACACTAGACAGAGCAACTCATTTGATAAATCGTTCACCTTTACTTCTTCAGGGAAAAGAAAATTGTAAA ATGATCTCAAGCACAACAGGATTAGGCTCAAATTTCTTCCAAGTTCATGAAGCAGTAACTAAATTGACAAAAGATGGTCAAGAAAGTGTGCTAAATGCATCACTTACATATCTTAACGAAAAAGCAAAGCTTAAG GGAGAAATCGCGAGGGGTCTTTTGGGTGGTGCTATAGCAACTCCAACTCTTCTTGGAGTGCCTTTGGGACATAATGCATCATATCATGAAGGCGTCCTATTTGCTCCTCCTCGCATTAGGAAGGCAATTTGGGATGGAAGCAAATACTCAACAACGGAAGaag GAAAGAATTTAATTGACCCACGTGTGTTCGCTGATGTGGGTGATGTCCCAATCCAAGACATGCAAAATTTAGGAGTCAATGAAGCGAGATTAATGGATTTCATTAGTGACTCTGTCAAGATAGTGATGGATCAT ACTCCATTACGTCCCTTAATTTTGGGAGGTGATCACTCAGTATCATATCCAGTTGTTAGAGCTATCTCTGAGAAACTTGGAGGACCAATTGATATTCTTCATTTCGATGCACATCCTGATCTCTATGAAAACTTTGAAGATAATTATTATTCACATGCTTCACAATTTGCTCAAATCGTGGAGGGTAAACATGTCAATCGACTAGTGCAG GTCGGTATACGATCAATAACAGCTCAAGCAAGACAACACGGCGAAAAATATGGAATAGAGATACATGAAATGAGAAATTTTGCAAAAGAACGTGATTATTTAGAGAATTTG GCACTTGGTACAAGTGAAGGTGTGAAAGGTGTATATGTATCAATAAATGTGAATTCTCTTGATCCAGCCTATGCTCATGGAGTGTCTCACATTGAATCTGGAGGTCTTTCCTTAAGAGATGTTCTAAACATTCTTCACAATCTCAAAGGTAATATTGTTGGTGGAGGTGTTGTTGAGTACAATCCACAACGTGATGCTACCAATAACATGAGTGCACTTGTCACTGCTAAGTTGGTCAAAGAATTGGCTGCAAAGATATCCAAATGA
- the LOC127096785 gene encoding arginase 2, chloroplastic/mitochondrial isoform X2 codes for MMSIVKRRGFKQTLDRATHLINRSPLLLQGKENCKMISSTTGLGSNFFQVHEAVTKLTKDGQESVLNASLTYLNEKAKLKAKIARGLLGGAIATPTLLGVPLGHNASYHEGVLFAPPRIRKAIWDGSKYSTTEEGKNLIDPRVFADVGDVPIQDMQNLGVNEARLMDFISDSVKIVMDHTPLRPLILGGDHSVSYPVVRAISEKLGGPIDILHFDAHPDLYENFEDNYYSHASQFAQIVEGKHVNRLVQVGIRSITAQARQHGEKYGIEIHEMRNFAKERDYLENLALGTSEGVKGVYVSINVNSLDPAYAHGVSHIESGGLSLRDVLNILHNLKGNIVGGGVVEYNPQRDATNNMSALVTAKLVKELAAKISK; via the exons ATGATGTCAATTGTAAAACGCAGAGGCTTCAAGCAGACACTAGACAGAGCAACTCATTTGATAAATCGTTCACCTTTACTTCTTCAGGGAAAAGAAAATTGTAAA ATGATCTCAAGCACAACAGGATTAGGCTCAAATTTCTTCCAAGTTCATGAAGCAGTAACTAAATTGACAAAAGATGGTCAAGAAAGTGTGCTAAATGCATCACTTACATATCTTAACGAAAAAGCAAAGCTTAAGGCAA AAATCGCGAGGGGTCTTTTGGGTGGTGCTATAGCAACTCCAACTCTTCTTGGAGTGCCTTTGGGACATAATGCATCATATCATGAAGGCGTCCTATTTGCTCCTCCTCGCATTAGGAAGGCAATTTGGGATGGAAGCAAATACTCAACAACGGAAGaag GAAAGAATTTAATTGACCCACGTGTGTTCGCTGATGTGGGTGATGTCCCAATCCAAGACATGCAAAATTTAGGAGTCAATGAAGCGAGATTAATGGATTTCATTAGTGACTCTGTCAAGATAGTGATGGATCAT ACTCCATTACGTCCCTTAATTTTGGGAGGTGATCACTCAGTATCATATCCAGTTGTTAGAGCTATCTCTGAGAAACTTGGAGGACCAATTGATATTCTTCATTTCGATGCACATCCTGATCTCTATGAAAACTTTGAAGATAATTATTATTCACATGCTTCACAATTTGCTCAAATCGTGGAGGGTAAACATGTCAATCGACTAGTGCAG GTCGGTATACGATCAATAACAGCTCAAGCAAGACAACACGGCGAAAAATATGGAATAGAGATACATGAAATGAGAAATTTTGCAAAAGAACGTGATTATTTAGAGAATTTG GCACTTGGTACAAGTGAAGGTGTGAAAGGTGTATATGTATCAATAAATGTGAATTCTCTTGATCCAGCCTATGCTCATGGAGTGTCTCACATTGAATCTGGAGGTCTTTCCTTAAGAGATGTTCTAAACATTCTTCACAATCTCAAAGGTAATATTGTTGGTGGAGGTGTTGTTGAGTACAATCCACAACGTGATGCTACCAATAACATGAGTGCACTTGTCACTGCTAAGTTGGTCAAAGAATTGGCTGCAAAGATATCCAAATGA